The genome window CAACACGTGTTCCCTATCTGACGTAAGAAAGGTGAATCACCTGGATTGAATTTCCAGAGGTCGTTGAAGTGCCGGTCCAGACGAGCATTGTATCCGCCAAAGATATACAGCTCCCCATTGTAGGAAACTAaacacagaaaggaaaacaagtCAGTTACCAGCAGCACAGTGAATCCCATCATATGAAAGTCACATTAGCTTTGATTTGTTTAATCAGATGAATAGAAAATGCAATCTTGTGCTAATTAGATGATAATGAACTATGTATACCGTCATTACACAAACTATAAAATAGCAAATCATGCTTGAGAAGAAAGAGGCAAAGTTCACACTGGAAGATAACTTATTTGTTCACAAATGAATCATTATAGCAAGAAAACGGATGATTACTTAAATTTAAGTTGAGTGCCAGGACATTAACCTTGCTAAGTTCAAAGGAAGAGACATTTCTGAACAACCATTTCACTAAGAAATGAggtttgtgaaaaaaaaaagatcatattCAGCTTTTTTCGCTCATTCTTATCGCTAAATATATTGCaagttatttcatttttaacagaGACACAGTAAACATAGTTTCCCGGTCTGCttaaatacatcttttaaaGTAATCTGCttaaatacatctttaaagTAATCATCACAAATGTGTTAATAATATTGCTCTCTTGTTTATGCCTTACAGGCTGAATGACTCCTGCGTCCGTCTGGCAGCGGCTGCACTGAAGCGGAGCTCAGCCAGCAGTTGGTCTCCGTGTCGAACACTTTGATCTTGTTGCAGTAGATCTCGTTGTTGGAGTGGAAGGGACCGAAGCGGTCTGCTCGtcctccaaacacaaacatctttgTCCCGATGATGGTGGCTGAGTGGAAGTCCCTCCAGCGTGCCGGAGTGCCCTGTGAAGATAGGACAGGGAGACGATGCTGTGACTGTGTCAATTTTAGTAGAGACGGAGCATAAAGCAGTGTACTCAGGATGTTAACTAcatattttattgcacaacCTGACCTTCAACATCCTGAATTAGCTTAACCTCAAAATTCAATGGCTCTTAACTTTAAATGCTCATCATAACCCTGGGTATAAAGCCTACAactacacacagagagaggctTCTTGGCCATCAACTCAAGGTAAACACTGCCATCAAGTGGACTAAGTCAACAACCTCAAAACTACATTAAAAACCAAACCACATTTTAGGAACCACCAGCCTTTGAAAGGCAATGTACAGTATTTGGTACATTGTATTCATTCTACAAATTCAAATTAAGTTGACACAGTCAGGGAGaatgataaatataaaacaaacattacattgtAAAACCTGTTTCCACTGTATGGAGCTGCCTCACAAAGCCTTTACTACTCCCTATGCATTCATTCAGCAGGCCTTTAGCCATGGTTAAGCTTTTCACATGACTTCCTTTTCAGAATGTGCCGCCATTGTCTTCCACAAACGCTATGCAATAAGAAGGCtcctaaacatgttttataaatagcGCAGCAGGGGAAAAATGTAATCTTGATTTTACAGGAAACAAGTTGTAAATAAAATCACAGCAgattttgttttccaaaaaagGAATGCAGAGATGAGAACAGACAGGAAGAATGTACCCAGTCACATGCTCAATTCAATCTGTAAGCACCAAAGTGTAATCTCCTTAATCATAAAACAGTTAACAGAAAGTTAAATGAGGGACTGGTGGAGAAAGTCCTACTTCCAACAGTCCAAAGTGGACTATCTCAAACATGTACTTTGGAAGAGTTCATCACATGTGCAGgtggactaaatacaaagataaaTGGCATTTCCCAAAAGGGGAGTGCGTACAATCCTCTTTGAGTCAATCAGACCACTGAGTGTTCTTGTAGCAGTACTGCCAACACCAGTAACACCCAGTGGTTTGCTGATTTCAGGAGTGCTTTGAATGTAACTTAGTGTGTTGCTAATCCACTGTAgcttgagttttttttttgcgttgGTGCACCCTTTTTGACCAGTCAATGAAAGGCATTCTCTGTACaggaagattaaaaaaacaaagtgaggTTTACTCACTCTGGCATTAATTAATGACCAAACCATCTCGGTTGTGTCCAGCTTGTGGATGTCATTGGAGAAGCAGTCAGCCTtgagaaaagaaatgcagaggagataaattaaataatgtttaccATTTAGACAGAAAGTCCCACAGTGAAGAGTGATAAAGACTCACCAGCTGTTCATATCCTCCAAATATATACATAGCTTTCCTCAGGACGCAGGACGAGTGGCCATCCCTCGCCCCTGGAACAGTCCCTGAAACCTTGGGTGTGAACCATCTGTGGCTGTCTATAAAGCGGGGAACACTTTAGATTAACTCTAAGCACTCTGTTGAGGGACTTCTCATTTTACAGTACTGACATAACACTTTTCGATGTTCAATAGCAGGTGTTACAGCTCCCAGatgtaaaaactgtttttgtctCCCTCTTGCCATCATGGCTGTAAACACCCAACAGGTGCATCTCAAGGCAACACTTGCGCTGTGAGTTATATACAGGTTTACTTACTGACATCAAAGGCATAAAGCACATTGCAGGCCCCCTCTGTGTCGTTACGGCCCCCCCAGAGGTAGATAGTATCATCCAGCAGCACAGCTGTGTGGCCATAACGCATATATGGCACTTCACGAGCACGTTCATGTCCCAGCATCCTTACAGGAGGAAGCTTCATCCAGCGCAAAGACACTGAAATACAAAGAAATTTGTATTATgttaaagtattattattatgttggtGCTTTAGAAAGAACAGATATTTTgtcaaaagaaatgaaagtaaaatatgcTGACAACTCTAACTCAAGACAAGCTATAATGCagaagtaattcaaataaacatacTGCAATACAACGGTAACATAACCTTCAGGACTTGTGAAAAGGAATGAAAAGGTATGAAAAGCAATATCAGTTGTTAGAACAATTGGGAGATACCTATGCAATAGAAAATGTCAGTAGTGACATTACGCCAAGCTCTTGAAAGCTTGTGCTCTGTCAAGCGTGACATAATGAAACATAGTGTAAAAAATCAGCATGGAATCCAAACATCTTACATGCCAGtcgttttttaattttcttttgaGATGCTAAAACAAAGAGGCaaagaaaaggtaaaaatattaatcaaaagacTGTGGAAGACAAAAGGCTTCACTGTAAACTATACATCAAAGAGACGGAGCACAGAGCAGGTGACCACATCATAGACTGACACAAAAGTAAAGTTTCTCTTCTTTCCATTTTAATCAGGAAAAAGGCATCTTTATCAAATGTTTGGCCACAGATCTTTTACGGTACAGCAGTGGCAGGTAGGCTCAAGTTACTTTAGGAAGGTGTAAGAATCTAAAGCAGGTGGCTGaccacaaaaaggaaaacaatatataaaatggGTTAcaagggacatttttttttgcagtttcatAAAAGTAAGAGCAGCACATGTTGAATAAACACCTGTTTGTGAGAAAGCCAGTGAAAGACAACTACCGGTGAAAACCACAAAGGAATGCGTCGGTTAGAGTTGGCAGCTGTGATAGGTTACCGTTAAAGTGGTGAGGTTCAAAAGCCGTGGAAACTCTAATCCTAGctggaaaaacaatattttcctgCTTCTTTTATCATTACAGAGAATACAGGGCATTTAAGGAGAATGACTTCTCACCTGCCTAATGTAGCATACAAACAGAAACCAGCGGCAGATAATTATGACTTTAGACCGCTTACAAGTCAGAGTTCTCCTGAGACCTGCAGAATGTATTCATGTTTGattaactgttgttttttgggTTAAAAAACTGCAAAGGGCTCCAAATAGGTATACACACTGTCAgtaaaaacaactgaaaaagaGAGAATACCTTTACCTCAATTCTTAGCTTTTCCACCTTTTCCAACCAATCTGatccattaaaatatatttattcaccACCAACCTGTGTTGAAGACATGCACGTCAATCTGACGCAGTGTCTCGTAGTCCTCCCCGGAGCAGTAGCCTCCAAAGGAGAACACCTTGTGCCCCACCGCCACAGCAGCATGGTTGACTCTCCGCGGCCCTCCTTCCAGGTGCACCGACCAGCGAAACATCCCACGCGCAAGCACCTGTGTGACTGCCAGTCCTTAGACCATCACTTTGTCACCCACCTGGATCCCATCAAGCCAACCCCGTTGAAACCTGTGACCGGAAAAACAAGAGGAGTTGCACTCTGCTCTAGATAACAGTGGGGCAAACTAGGAGGGGAAATTGAGGAAACCACAAAGGGCAACTGTTTGTCCTCTTGGGGTTAGAGTTGTTCAGCTTTGCTGTTGCTGACAGGCTCACAAGCCCCTCGTTTTATCTGGGAGGGTATTTTAAGAAGTGATTAGACCTACACATACcactcctctttctttctcgAAACTCTCATCCCGTAACCTCCCGCTGCActaaaaacgttttaaaatagAGTCATGTAAATGAAAGTATGCACCCCTTATGGGCTGTACCAATAAAACATCTATATCATAAAGTCAATAAGTCACCAACGGCCTCAGTGATGTTTTATTAGGTTATTTCGCTGTTATAAAGTGAGTGTGTTACTTATcttttgaaagaaaacagcaaCGAGCAAACTGTCAATTGGCTATCATCAAAAATATTCATAGAAAACTAGGGAGACCCCTAACAAAAAGCATCTATCTAAAAGGGTATGTGTTTCAAAGCTACCTTCTTATTAAATCCACACACAATTTACAACTGTACACCAAAACTCATTAGCAGcaaaaaggtcaaaatgtttAGGTAAACTGTCACTCACTACTCATATGTCTTGAAGAAAGCAAGTGAAACTATCTTGTGCTAAACCCTATGTACCCCCTGCTAATTATGTCTCAATGACTCTATTACTTACTCACTGACCTCTAACCTTTTTGCACTCAAAATAAACTCCCAGAAGACCATTGACCATAATACGAGGAGTAAAACAGGCCACATGTAGGCAGCAGGCAAATATGGGTTGAGACTTCATTAGAGTAATTGTTTTACCCCCACTTGTTAGGCCATTTGTTTTGGAGGATGCTGTAAAAGCCCCAAATGGAGTACCCCGACTTCTGAAATGACAGAACACTACTAAAGGCAACATTGCCTCATCTTTGCTGCAGTAAACCGGCTTCTCCAGTATTTTCAATTTAGCTTGGAATCCTTGTCGGGTAGATTTTGAGAAGAGGGGCAAAGCTATTGACAGACTGTTTCTACACCCTCCTAATACAGTAAACAAGATACTGATGTTATCAGACGACTATCCATGACATAACTTCACTACAGTGGCTTTGTTGACAATAAGACTTGATTATCATACGGTAAGATTGGTGCTTAACTGCTGAACAGGTATCGTTGGTCCATGCATATTGTGAGCTCACAGATAGTATATTCATAAAGCTGATCTAGAGCCGGTGACATTGAGCTTTAACACGGTTACTACGGTCCAGCCAAGCCTCATACACTAGCTAGCCGACGTTAGCTAGCTTTAAGACAGGAATAGACACACACCTGTGAGCGACAGCGGCTGACCGCCAGGGTCGTTTCAGAGCAGCAACTTTAACAACCCTGTAACTAAAATAATGTTACTGTATCAGGTCCTTATACCCAACCCTGCAGGGGGAAAGCTGTGGATAGCTAGGCTAAAGCTAACGTGGTTGAGCTACCTAATTTAGCTTCTAGCTAGCTAACTTGAAATGATTAAAAGCAGCCGGCAGGAGTTAATACAGCGGCGTTTATTTCAAACCTTGGCAGAATTGTAGCGTGGTTAGCTATCAGACAGCAGCATGAACAGAATAATATGGTTAGCTACCTTCAGGTCGAGTCAGTTGTGGTTAAACAAGCAATGCTGTCCACACTGGGAGCCCCTACAGACTCCCTCGTGAGGTGAAACGTCCGATAGCACCCTCTGTCGGCGGCagatgttgttggttttttttggggggggggtcttcttcttcttcttcttcttcttcttcttcttcttcttcttcttcttcttcttcttcttcttcttcttcttcttcttcttcttcttccttttttaaaatgtaaaacatatacatttacaaaacaacatGGCTTCTATATATTTTTCGAAAATCATATTAGTAAAATAATCAGGGCTTTGCTTTTAGGACCCTGGTATTATACATGTTGGTTCACTTTCAAACTGTCATGGCTTACTGGGAGCCTTGAATACGGTGATGTTAAACCTGTACTTTCCTgctattccaaaatcctacagaTACTTGTCTGCTGAGAGAATGGCCTAACAATGAACCACTTAAACGCACTCACTAATCCTAACCCTCATTCCCTAGTATAAATCTGAAGTGTAATGAttgacagaaaagaaagaagaagttaTATATTTCAGTAACACAGAATTATGATTGTTTTCCTTGTGAAACATTGCATCTGTCCTTCCACATACACATACTTAAAATCATTCAAAGTATCAACTTAAAGAaggcttttttttgttacacTGCTTGTGTCATATTCAATTTAAGGCACTTATCTGTGGATATAAGTAAAACatgttgggaaccactgcttgAACAGTTCAAACAGTAAGTAAAGAAAGATGATGCTGATGAAATCACCACAGCCATTGTTTAAGGTTGTATAGCCTATTtctgtcacaaaaaaaaaaaaacgctacTGCAGCAGTAGATGGCGCTGTCACACATGTGTTGTACTGCTCATGAGGTCAGCAGGCTGTCagaaactaaaaacacacaactccttgccaaatgttttta of Eleginops maclovinus isolate JMC-PN-2008 ecotype Puerto Natales chromosome 22, JC_Emac_rtc_rv5, whole genome shotgun sequence contains these proteins:
- the klhdc3 gene encoding kelch domain-containing protein 3, with product MFRWSVHLEGGPRRVNHAAVAVGHKVFSFGGYCSGEDYETLRQIDVHVFNTVSLRWMKLPPVRMLGHERAREVPYMRYGHTAVLLDDTIYLWGGRNDTEGACNVLYAFDVNSHRWFTPKVSGTVPGARDGHSSCVLRKAMYIFGGYEQLADCFSNDIHKLDTTEMVWSLINARGTPARWRDFHSATIIGTKMFVFGGRADRFGPFHSNNEIYCNKIKVFDTETNCWLSSASVQPLPDGRRSHSAFSYNGELYIFGGYNARLDRHFNDLWKFNPETISWNKIEPKGKGPCPRRRQCCCMVGDRIILFGGTSPCPEQGMGDEFNLMDHSDLYILDFSPNLKTLCKLAVIQYSLEHSGLPHDIRWELAAMTTNSNISRPIFSSHG